A section of the Pan paniscus chromosome 11, NHGRI_mPanPan1-v2.0_pri, whole genome shotgun sequence genome encodes:
- the LOC134728517 gene encoding basic proline-rich protein-like, producing MALRWEGYLKLICGNSQGRPALRDAPDPAAHPRLGATGAGGPRTRVSTAVCPLPCTQAPKPPQLREGRLPSQLSAQRDQGSPSLPEGPSRRIEAPPGLAQAHTKGPLPAPRTPDQAAHGTPPPSSGPGPGGPPAGSGAAAGDARLLSPGAGRGTCEPLAAPQVMRRSQLLTKLLLGGRPGPREGRAGVDVLAPSPHPHLPPPGPPAPWLRPGSAPRRPRLPLQPPPPPPRPPRKGGGGKRRLDGAAGAAVLSLLPWARTGPRFLHCNAAPE from the coding sequence AGCCAAGGGCGGCCGGCGCTCCGGGATGCGCCGGACCCCGCGGCGCATCCTCGTTTGGGCGCCACGGGCGCCGGCGGTCCTCGGACCCGGGTGTCGACTGCCGTGTGCCCACTGCCGTGTACCCAGGCCCCGAAGCCTCCTCAACTCCGTGAGGGGCGCCTCCCTAGCCAGCTCAGCGCGCAGCGGGACCAAGGCTCTCCCAGCTTACCTGAGGGTCCGAGTAGGAGGATAGAAGCGCCGCCCGGCCTCGCCCAAGCGCACACGAAGGGGCCGCTTCCCGCCCCCCGCACCCCAGACCAGGCGGCTCACGGAACACCGCCTCCCAGCTCTGGCCCGGGACCAGGCGGTCCCCCAGCCGGCTCCGGCGCCGCGGCCGGGGACGCGCGTCTTCTTTCTCCAGGCGCCGGACGTGGAACCTGCGAGCCCCTGGCGGCGCCCCAAGTTATGCGCAGGTCGCAGCTGCTCACCAAGCTCCTCCTGGGAGGCCGCCCTGGTCCCCGAGAGGGGCGCGCGGGAGTGGACGTTCTCGCACCTTCGCCCCATCCACACCTGCCGCCGCCGGGGCCGCCAGCGCCGTGGCTCCGCCCCGGCTCCGCCCCTCGCCGCCCCCGGCTCCCgctccagccgccgccgccgccgccgcgacCGCCGCGgaaaggagggggagggaagaggcGCCTGGACGGGGCTGCGGGAGCGGCCGTGCTGAGCCTCCTCCCTTGGGCCCGGACGGGACCCAGGTTTCTTCACTGCAACGCAGCTCCCGAGTGA